The genomic segment AGAAAGGAGCGGGCCACTGACGCAGCGGCGAGTCGGCCGGCAGCACCTGGCCGAGGATGCGCAGGCCCATGTACCAGCCGACTGCGGCAAGCGCCAGCCACAGCATGGTGCGGCGCAGGGCGACCACTCGATCCCAGAACACGGGCTCGCGGCCAAACAGGTAGCCGGCGAGGAACACCGTCGCGTACTTCGCGTGCTGGTACCAGTCGCCGAGCAGGGCATTGGTGGACGGGTAGATCGGCTCCAGCCAGACCACCCAGGCCAGCAGCAGCACGAACGGAATGCCGATCAACAGCGTGGGCGATGCGGCAACACGGGCCACGGTCCTGCGCACCCCGGGCCTGCCCAGCACCGGCATCAGCAGGGCCAGCGCCAGTGTGTAGTTCCACAGGTAGGCCAGGTACCACAGGTGGTTCCAGGTGATGCCGTACTGCCAGCCGGCAAAACTGCCTTCCGGCCACGGCCGCACCTGCCAGTAGCGCAGCAGGAAGGCGCCGAAGCCCGGTGCGACATGGCCGTTGGCCACACCTTCGCAGTAGGGTTGGATCGGCACGATGATGAACATGCCGAACAGCAGCGGCAGCAGCAGCCGCCACGTGCGCAGGCCTGCAAAGCGCAGCACCCTGCCTTCCGGCCGCATCAACGCGATGGCGATGCCCGAGATCAGGAACAGCAGCGACATCCGCCAGCGGTTGACGAACACCATCGGCCACTGCAGCCATTCGGCGGTATGTACGCTCTTGAGGTGGAAGCCCCAGTCGTCCACGTAGGCCATGCCGGTGTGGTAGAGGATCAACAGGGCGAAGGCGAACACCCGCAGGGCGTCGATGTCGTGGCGTCGGTTCATGGGCAGGCCGGGCAGGGAGGTCAGGCCACGGTGAGCGCCGCCACGCGCCGTGACCATGGCGCTGGGCCCGCCGGTACCGCCCAAGTGACCAATGGCGGGCGGCGGGGGACCAGTGGAGCCGCTACCCTCGGCCCCTTGAGGCACGCTGGAGCACCGCAACGAGATGGATGCAGCAATGGCACAGGGGCGCCCGCCGCGCTGGCGTACGTCAACCCGCATTCTGGTATGGACCGCGATCCTGTCAGTTTCAGCGGTGAGCAATGCGCTGGTGGAGGTGATGGACGCAGGGCGCCGGGGCGCGGATCTGGGCCTGTGGGAGCCACTGATCTGGGAGTTCAGCAGCCTGAGCCTGATCCTGGCGACCCTGCCGCTGCTGTGGTGGGGGTGCGAGCGCTGGCCCCTG from the Stenotrophomonas maltophilia genome contains:
- a CDS encoding acyltransferase family protein yields the protein MNRRHDIDALRVFAFALLILYHTGMAYVDDWGFHLKSVHTAEWLQWPMVFVNRWRMSLLFLISGIAIALMRPEGRVLRFAGLRTWRLLLPLLFGMFIIVPIQPYCEGVANGHVAPGFGAFLLRYWQVRPWPEGSFAGWQYGITWNHLWYLAYLWNYTLALALLMPVLGRPGVRRTVARVAASPTLLIGIPFVLLLAWVVWLEPIYPSTNALLGDWYQHAKYATVFLAGYLFGREPVFWDRVVALRRTMLWLALAAVGWYMGLRILGQVLPADSPLRQWPAPFWDLQVRTSQSLYVWTALLAILGWGKVFLDRPFRWLPYCTEAIYPWYMLHQSLIIALLFWLKPLQLGAWTEPALLLGGTVGGCLLIHELLIRRVRWLRPLFGLRAEPRSLPTVHAATAAS